AAAAGACTCCCGGTCAAGGTGTCCGGGAGTCAGGAAACTCCCGGTAAAAAGACTCCCGGTCAAGGTGTCCGGGAGTCAGGAAACTCCCGGTAAAAAGACTCCCGGTCAAGGTGTCCGGGAGTCAGGAAACTCCCGGTAAAAAGACTCCCGGTCAAGGTGTCCGGGAGTCAGGGGCCATGTGACCGGTATTACGAATGTCGGGTTGCCCGGGATTCTGCGTATCATCGGGGGCAGCATGACTTCATGGCGCCTGTTGGGCTTTCTTCTGAGCGATACGCTCGTCGATAAGAGCCACCGTCTCTTTTACGCCGTAGAGATGGATGAAGGTGCCCAGGCGAGGCCCACGATCCTGTCCGATAAGCATGCGATACATGGCGCGAAACCACTTACCCAGCGCCACGCCGTGATCTTTACCGGCGGAGTAGGTCGCTGATTGGAGCTCCTCGGGATCGCTGCCCTGATAGTTGACCAGGAACTCGCGAAGCTGTTCCAGGCTGGGCATCATCTCGTCGCCCGGGAGCTCGTACTCTTTGGTCGGAACGATGAAGTCCCGGTAGTAGCGCCCGGCGCGCTCGATCATGTCGTCAATGATCGCTTCGTCGTCTTTGGAATGGGCGTCGTAGCGGCGCAGGTAGTCCCAGATGATGTCTTTGTCGTCGGTGTTCAGGACGCTGACCAGGTTAAGAATCATGGAGTAGGTCAGGTCGCTTTCAAAGCCCACCGCCTCGCCGGCATCGAGTTTATCGTATTCGATGAAGGTGATGGGGTTGTTGAGCCGGTCGTTCTCATCGTCGGTCAGGCCGAAGTTGTGACGGGCCTGCAGATGGTCGTCGGTGGAGCGGGGGATGACGTCAAAATGGAGTTTTTTGGCTTTGACCGGGTTCTGGAAGATGAACCAGCTCAAGCTCTCCAGCGTGCCGTATTGCAGCCACTCGTCGATAGTCAGACCGCTGCCCACGCTCTTGGAGATCTTGGCGCCATTTTCATCCAGAAAGAGCTCATAGAACATGCCGGCGGGGGGCTCGCCGCCGAGCACCCGCACGATCTTCGAGGAGAGGGTTGCCGACTCGATCAGATCTTTGCCGTACATTTCGTAGTCAACGCCAAGCACGTACCAGCGCATCGCCCAGTCGACTTTCCAACCTACTTTGACGTTGCCATCGGTCACCGGGACGGTGTCGTGGTTGCCGCAGGACTCAATGCCGCGGAAGGATTTGTCGCAGGCATAGGAGACGGTGCCGGCCTCCGGGTTCACCGCGGTGATGCGGGTGGTGTAGACCTTTCCGCACTGGCGACAGATGGGAAAGAAGGGGCTCCAGTCCTCGCGCTTGTCCTTGCTAAGCGTCGGCGTGATGACCTGGCGAACTTCGTCGTAGCACTCCAGGATGCGAGTCAGGCCGGGGTTGAAGACGCCGCTGCGGTACTGCTGGCTCGATGAGACGAAGTCGTACTCAAAACCGAAGCTGTCGAGAAACCCGCGCAGCCGGGCGTTCATGTAGCCCGAGAAGCTGTCTTCCTCACCGTAGGGATCGGGGATATCGCATAGCGGCTTGCCCAGGTGCGAGGCGACCAACTCCTGGTTGGGCACGTTCTGCGGCACTTTGCGCAGCCCGTCGAGGTCGTCGCTGAAGGCGACCAGGCGAGTGGGGCGTCCGGTCAGGTGCTCGTAGGCCTTGCGCACCCAGGTGGTGCGAGCGACCTCGGCGAAGGTGCCGATATGCGGCAGACCGCTGGGACCGAAGCCGGTTTCAAAGAGCGTGGGTTTATCGCCGGAGTCGTCGCTGGCAGGTTTTTTTTCATCGCGCTCCACAATTTTCTGGGCTTCGCGGTAGGGCCAGGCTTTGAGCTCTTCGGGCAACTCACTCATCGTGTGCTCTCGGTGGTACGGGTTAGGCCAGGTTGTTCTGGGGGAAATACAAGGAAGGCGCCCGCGCCAAAGGCTGCGGGCGGCGGCACTTTAGTGGTGCCGATACGACAATGCAACTGCCTGCAGGGAGCGCAAACTTAAGGCCAGTCCACGAGTTCGCCAGCGCTATTTCGCCACAGGGAGAAGGGCGCGACGTCGCGAATGGAGCGGGTGCCGAGCTTAAGCATCAGCAGGCGATCTACGCCCAGGGCTACGCCGGAAGAGGGTGGCATTCCGTATTCGAGGGCTTCCAGGAAGGCGTCCGGCATGGGCAGTGCCGGCAGGCCGCGGGCACGGCGAGCGGCCTGATCTTCGGCGAAGCGCCGACGTTGTTCGACCGGGTCGGTGAGTTCTCCGAAACCGTTGGCAAGTTCGACGCCGTCGACATAGAGCTCAAAGCGCTGGGCAGTGCGGGGGTCCGTTTCGGAGCGCCTGGCAAGTACGGCCAGCGGGGCGGGCCAGTCGGTGACGAAGACGGCGCCCAGGGTCTCCAGGAGAGGGTCGATATGTTCGACGACCAGGGCGAAGAAGAGCTCGTCCCATTGCCGGACGGCGGTCAGGTGGGGCGGCAGAAGATTAAGGCG
This region of Lujinxingia litoralis genomic DNA includes:
- a CDS encoding lysine--tRNA ligase; amino-acid sequence: MSELPEELKAWPYREAQKIVERDEKKPASDDSGDKPTLFETGFGPSGLPHIGTFAEVARTTWVRKAYEHLTGRPTRLVAFSDDLDGLRKVPQNVPNQELVASHLGKPLCDIPDPYGEEDSFSGYMNARLRGFLDSFGFEYDFVSSSQQYRSGVFNPGLTRILECYDEVRQVITPTLSKDKREDWSPFFPICRQCGKVYTTRITAVNPEAGTVSYACDKSFRGIESCGNHDTVPVTDGNVKVGWKVDWAMRWYVLGVDYEMYGKDLIESATLSSKIVRVLGGEPPAGMFYELFLDENGAKISKSVGSGLTIDEWLQYGTLESLSWFIFQNPVKAKKLHFDVIPRSTDDHLQARHNFGLTDDENDRLNNPITFIEYDKLDAGEAVGFESDLTYSMILNLVSVLNTDDKDIIWDYLRRYDAHSKDDEAIIDDMIERAGRYYRDFIVPTKEYELPGDEMMPSLEQLREFLVNYQGSDPEELQSATYSAGKDHGVALGKWFRAMYRMLIGQDRGPRLGTFIHLYGVKETVALIDERIAQKKAQQAP